The Mercurialis annua linkage group LG2, ddMerAnnu1.2, whole genome shotgun sequence genome contains a region encoding:
- the LOC126670214 gene encoding protein PHOX1-like, translating into MGKPTGKKKTNLASPRAGDAHLRQSKTTTDRTSKAFDEDTAIFINMSQELKEEGNKLFQKRDHEGALLKYEKAVKLLPRNHIDGAYIRSNMAACYMQMGLGEYPRAINECNLALEISPKYSKALLKRAKCYEALNRLDLAFRDVSSVLSMEPNNLTGLELLESVRKGMAEKGVDFDERLVNLGDEEENGVARLRKVVKEKVKKKKKGDRTVEKKPEEKEKEKSRVVLEEKKKVNVVVKDKEMVMKTSKEEKVVTKDVQEEKVIAKTVKLVFGEDIRWAQLPFNCSIGLLRDIVRDRYPGLKGVLVKYKDPEGDLITITTTEELRMADSSGDSQGSLRFYVVEVSLDQEPAYEGMKIEEVVHTTDRKPSDTVENGVEEIVEVERGPICVDEWVVQFARLFKNHVGFDSDSYLDLHELGMKLYSEAMEDTVTSVEAQELFDIAADKFQEMAALALFNWGNVHLSRARKRVFFSEEGSRESILAMIKNAYEWAKIEYAKAGMRYHEALKIKPDFYESYLALGQQQFEQAKLCWYHAIGSKLDLEAGPSEEVLDLYNKAEDCMEKGMQMWEEMEEQRLNGLSKFDKYKEQLQKFGLDTLLKDLPAEEAAEQAANMSSQIYLLWGTMLYERSVVEYRLELPTWEECLEVAVEKFELAGASPTDIAVMIKNHCSNETALEGLGFKIDEIVQAWNEMYDVKRWESGIPSFRLEPLFRRRVPKLHSMLENV; encoded by the exons AAAGAAGACTAATCTGGCCTCCCCAAGAGCAGGAGATGCTCACCTAAGACAAAGCAAAACGACGACGGATCGAACATCAAAGGCTTTCGATGAAGACACAGCAATTTTCATCAACATGTCGCAAGAACTCAAAGAAGAAGGTAACAAACTATTTCAAAAACGTGACCATGAAGGGGCTCTATTAAAGTATGAGAAAGCTGTCAAATTACTTCCAAGAAACCACATAGATGGTGCTTATATACGTAGTAATATGGCTGCTTGCTATATGCAAATGGGCTTAGGTGAGTACCCTCGTGCTATTAATGAGTGTAATTTAGCTTTAGAGATTTCCCCTAAGTATAGCAAAGCTTTGTTGAAACGAGCCAAGTGTTATGAGGCTTTGAATAGATTAGATTTGGCTTTTAGGGATGTTAGTAGTGTTTTGAGTATGGAGCCGAATAATTTGACGGGGTTGGAGTTGTTGGAGAGTGTTAGGAAGGGTATGGCTGAGAAGGGTGTTGATTTTGATGAGAGGTTGGTTAATTTGGGTGATGAAGAGGAGAACGGTGTTGCGCGGTTGCGGAAGGTGGTGAAGGAGaaggtgaagaagaagaaaaaggggGATAGAACGGTGGAGAAGAAGCCGGAGGAGAAGGAGAAGGAGAAGAGTAGAGTTGTTttggaagagaagaagaaggTGAATGTTGTTGTTAAGGATAAAGAGATGGTGATGAAAACTAGTAAGGAAGAGAAAGTTGTTACGAAGGATGTTCAAGAGGAGAAGGTGATTGCGAAGACGGTGAAGTTAGTGTTTGGGGAAGATATTAGGTGGGCGCAGTTGCCTTTTAATTGTAGTATTGGTTTGTTGAGGGATATTGTTCGAGATAGGTATCCTGGCTTGAAGGGTGTTCTTGTGAAATATAAGGATCCTGAAGGGGACTTGATTACAATTACTACTACGGAGGAGCTAAGGATGGCTGATTCGTCAGGTGATTCTCAAGGGTCGCTTAGGTTCTATGTTGTTGAAGTTAGTCTTGATCAAGAACCAGCTTATGAGGGGATGAAAATTGAAGAGGTGGTGCATACTACTGATAGGAAGCCGAGTGATACAGTTGAGAATGGAGTAGAGGAAATTGTAGAAGTTGAAAGGGGACCAATTTGTGTTGATGAATGGGTTGTTCAGTTTGCACGGTTATTCAAAAACCATGTTGGGTTTGATTCTGACTCGTATTTGGATCTTCATGAACTAGGGATGAAACTATACTCAGAGGCAATGGAGGACACTGTGACGAGTGTAGAGGCGCAAGAACTTTTTGATATTGCAGCAGATAAGTTCCAAGAAATGGCAGCGTTAGCTTTGTTTAATTGGGGAAATGTTCATTTGTCCCGGGCAAGGAAACGGGTGTTCTTTTCTGAGGAAGGTTCAAGGGAGTCTATACTTGCAATGATTAAGAATGCATATGAGTGGGCCAAAATAGAGTATGCGAAGGCAGGGATGAGATATCATGAAGCTCTGAAAATCAAACCTGACTTCTACGAAAGTTATCTCGCACTTGGTCAGCAACAGTTTGAGCAAGCAAAGCTTTGTTGGTATCATGCTATAGGAAGCAAGTTGGATTTGGAAGCTGGGCCTTCTGAGGAGGTTCTGGATCTTTATAACAAGGCTGAGGACTGTATGGAGAAAGGCATGCAGATGTGGGAAGAGATGGAGGAGCAGCGTCTGAATGGGCTTTCCAAGTTTGACAAATACAAAGAGCAGTTACAGAAATTTGGGCTGGATACGCTATTAAAAGACTTACCTGCTGAAGAAGCTGCAGAGCAGGCAGCCAATATGAGTTcacaaatttatcttttatggGGTACCATGCTGTATGAGCGGTCCGTTGTTGAATATAGGCTAGAGCTACCAACTTGGGAAGAATGTTTAGAGGTTGCTGTCGAGAAGTTTGAGCTTGCTGGTGCTTCACCAACTGATATAGCTGTTATGATAAAGAACCATTGTTCCAATGAAACGGCACTTGAAG GTTTGGGGTTCAAAATTGATGAGATCGTACAGGCATGGAATGAGATGTATGATGTTAAGAGGTGGGAGAGCGGTATTCCATCTTTCAGGCTGGAGCCATTATTTCGTCGGAGGGTTCCAAAACTTCATTCCATGTTGGAgaatgtttga
- the LOC126670218 gene encoding uncharacterized protein LOC126670218: MERIRRASHAGSWYTDNPKKLNEELEGWLTTAALEKSPDVRGVIAPHAGYSYSGRAAAYAFGNIDPTNISRIFLLGPSHHYYTPKCALSTATVYKTPIGDLPIDLEVIEELKATGKFELMDLRVDEAEHSMEMHLPYLAKVFEGHQVKVVPILVGAVNADNEAMYGKLLAKFVDDPTNFFSVSSDFCHWGSRFNYMHHDKKHGPIYKSIEALDKMGMEIIETGEPDVFKQYLQEYDNTICGRHPISVFLHMLRHCTTKIKIKFLRYEQSSQCKTTRDSSVSYASAAAKVDA; encoded by the exons ATGGAGAGAATCAGAAGAGCTTCACATGCCGGTTCATGGTACACCGATAATC CTAAGAAATTGAATGAAGAGCTTGAAGGATGGCTTACCACTGCTGCCTTGGAGAAATCTCCTGATGTTCGAGGTGTTATTGCTCC GCATGCAGGTTACTCGTATTCGGGTCGTGCTGCTGCTTATGCTTTTGGAAATATAGACCCTACTAACAT CTCGCGAATATTCCTGCTTGGTCCTTCTCATCATTACTATACTCCGAAATGTGCTCTTTCAACTGCCACAGTTTACAAGACACCAATAGGGGACTTACCTATTGATTTGGAAG TCATTGAAGAACTGAAAGCTACAGGAAAATTTGAGTTGATGGATCTTCGCGTGGATGAAGCTGAACATAGCATGGAAATGCATTTGCCATATCTTGCTAAAGTTTTTGAAGG ACATCAGGTTAAAGTTGTACCGATATTGGTTGGTGCTGTTAATGCTGATAATGAGGCTATGTATGGAAAGTTGTTAGCAAAATTTGTAGATGATCCAACTAATTTCTTTTCTGTCTCATCAGATTTTTGTCACTGGGGTTCTCG GTTCAATTACATGCACCATGATAAGAAACATGGACCTATATACAAGTCTATCGAGGCACTGGATAAGATGGGTATGGAAATAATCGAAACAGGGGAACCAGATGTATTTAAACAGTATTTGCAGGAATATGACAATACTATTTGTGGACGTCATCCAATTAGTGTTTTCCTACAT ATGTTGAGGCATTGCACGACTAAGATAAAGATAAAGTTCCTTCGCTACGAGCAGTCAAGCCAATGCAAAACAACAAGGGATAGCAGTGTGAGCTATGCATCTGCAGCAGCAAAGGTGGATGCTTGA